One Excalfactoria chinensis isolate bCotChi1 chromosome 13, bCotChi1.hap2, whole genome shotgun sequence genomic window, CCGGCGCTCATCCCTCGGCCATCGGGATGAGGTGAACCACGCGCTGCTCTCGCTTCTCACACCCGGGCTGGCGTTTGCACGCCGTGATCCCTGCGGGGCGGTGACTCACGGCTCTGGGTGAGCAGCTTTTATTTATAACTCCAAGGCGAACAGCGCGGCGACAAAGGGGGGGAGCTGCGAGCAGCCCGCTGCCACCGCCGCCACGCGCGGCTCCGCCCGGCTCAGCACCGCGCTCACGGGCCCCGCTCTCATCCCGTTATCCGCCCCGCCGTTACCGCGGCGCGCTGCGGCCCGCCCGGCGCTCGCTGCCATTTCCCAGCCCGTCTCCGAGTACCGTCCCCAGAACGTCCCCAAAACCCCCTTTCCCTGCGGCTGCCGGAGCCCCGAAATCGGGGCGGAACCGCCGGGTCGCGGCACTTGAAcgccgcggggccgccccggATCGGCGCCGTTGTCCCGCTGCCCGGCACCGAGCTGGGCCCGGGGCAGCGCGACCGGCGGGCGGCGGAGGGAGGGAGGGCGGCTCCGCTCCCCCCCGGCTGCGGTCTCGGTTCCCATGGCGACACTTCCTGTGGCAGCCGAAAGCGGCAGTgccggcggggccgggggtgccgggagggccgggccgggccgcgaTGCTGCGGGGCGGCGGGTAGCccggcgggccgggccgggccgtgccAGGCATGCAGGGCAAGGGCAAACTGCTGCCGGTCCTCAACGGGCGGATGGTGAGCGGGGTCCGGCTGGGTACCGAGCTCGGGGAGATGCGGGAGAGGGACGGGTGGGGCTGGGGTGTGGTGCGAGCCTGGGCTGTGCGGGGATGGGGTGAAAGGGATGGGGTGAAGGGGATGGGTGAAGGGGATGGGCTGTGCGGGGTGGGTGAAGGGGATGGGCTGTGCGGGGTGGGTGAAGGGGATGGGTCGGGAAGGGTTGTGGGTGCGGGGCTGCGCAGGGCAGGAAGGTGTGGGGTTGGGGCAGGGCCGGGCAGGGGGATGCTGTGGGGTGCGTGGGGCTGGGGGTCACGGGGCAGCCCCGTGTGTGGGGCTGGCAGGGGGCACCGGGCCCGGGGCACCGCGCCAAGCAGTGCGATGCTCTGCCCACCCCCGTGCTGGGGCTGAGCGTGAGGCCCTGCCCATCCTCCTGGGTGCCACGTCCCTGTGGTGCTGCGCGGCCTGGGGGATGCTGCGGGACGCCCCGGGCCAGCCGCTCGGGCACGGACCGGCTCCAGCCCCTGGGTGCTGGACTTCCAGTAACCCCAGGCCCCATAGCAGGAGGCGGCGGGCGCCGtgcctgcctggggctgtggttctccttcctcccctgctCTTCCTGTGTTGAGGAGGCTGCTTCTCCCTGTGTAGCGGCAGAGTCACATCTGATGGCATCTGCCCTTTCCCAGTTGCTGAGCGCAGGCTGGCAGAGGCACACAGGTGGGAGAACAGCAGTGTGCTCGCTGCAGACTCACAGCCCTGCTCGCTGTGCTGGGGGAGTCCCGCGTCCTGCCCCCCCATGggtcagcagccccagctgtaGGCAGACAACACTGGGGTGGTGTCTCCAGCTGTTTGCCCTCCCTCACCTCTCTTCTCCACCCTGCAGGGCCCGGCTGTGTCAGACGGAGGTAAGGCTGCTCGCTGTGCTGGGATGAGGTTGGTGGCATCTGCAGGGGAGAGGGAGCCCAGCAGTTCCTCCCATCCCTCTCTCCTATGCTGGGCCCctgggtgctgggagctgcagttcTGGCTGGGGCAGGCCGAACCCAGTGCTCTGAGGGGATGTTGCTTGTTTGCCAAGTCATGCCTTGATTTGGACTGATTGAGAACAGCAgggccctgcagagcagcaagctgcctcctccctgctgggaagcagccGGGATGCTTGCATGCAGCTCCTGCTTGCATGCCCTGTCCTCTTCCTGCCAGTTCTCCCAGTCCACCAGCTGTGCTCCCCAGGGGTTCCTGCAGTATTAGGGACCTGGGTGGCTGATCTGTGTCCCCTTCAGTGGTCAGGGCTGGGGGGGATGGAGGAGGTAAACTGAAGCGCAGTGCAGAGGCATGGTTCCTGGGGAGTTCCTCCACCCACCCTCCATGCTCTCGCCATGACACATGCCCCCCATCTACTCCTGCCGTCCTGCTTCCCCTCCCCACTGGGTGCCTTCCCCACATGCCTGCTTTGTTTCCCGGGAGATGAGTCACAGGCAGAGTGATGGTGACAGCCCTGGGAGGGAGCGTTGTCACGCCGGAAGGTGTCAGCTTATGCCATCCATTGCCGTGCTCAGTTCAGTGGTGACGCTGACGTGATGCAccgagcagcagctcagctccatgtgctcccatcccacagcctacagggctggagcagccagGATGGGGCAGATGAACTTGGGGCAGATagtgggggctgcaggcagcgGTTCCTCGGGAGCTGACTCAGCTCCAGCTGAATGCCCATGCACAGGGTGGCCGTGGTGCCCAGGGACTTGGACCTgaccttttctctctttcagaatTAAATGCTTCCAGAGCCCGGGGCAGCAACCACAGTGTGAACAGCCTGCCTGCAGTGCAGTCCCTCAGCAGCTCTACTCACAGCTCTGTTGTCAGCTGGGCTGAGTCCTTTGAGACACTGCTGCAGGACCGTGTGGCTGTCACTTACTTCACTGTgagtgctgcagccctcactGTGCTGATTACAGCTGCAGTCCTGGCCTCAAGCCTCCCGTGCTCTGGGTGCAGCCAGACCAGCAGCTCTCTTCCCCACAGGAGTTCCTCAAGAAGGAGTTCAGTGCTGAAAATGTCTACTTCTGGCAGGCATGTGAGCGCTTCCAGCAGATCCCAGCCAGCAACACGCAGCAGGTACTGACCCTGTGCAGAGGATGTGGTCTGAGATGTGGAGGTGGCAATCACGTCACTGTGTTCCTGGGTGCTTGTATAATTGCTGGTAGGAAACAGGCTGGGGTCTGTTTTTGCTGGGACAAGAAAGTGGGCACAGGGCAGGTTGTGCTTCTCCATCTCTGGGGCAGCAAGAGGATGGAGGGTGCTGCTGCCAGTAGAAGGGATGGGAAAAGAGATACAGGGAATAGGGCAGCATGGGGCCAGGGccaggcagctcctccatcGCGTTGTACTGGGTGTGAGGCCAGTGCCTGTCCTTCTGCCTTGGGTAGGACTCAGCCCCCAAAGCTCAGGTTCTCAGACAGGTTGGGCTCACGGCCCCATCCTGTGTCCTGTTCCCAGCTGGCGCAGGAGGCACGGCGGATCTACGATGAGTTCCTCTCCAGCCACTCGGTGAGCCCTGTCAACATCGACCGGCAGGCCTGGATCGGGGAGGACATGCTGGCAACTCCCTCCCCAGATATGTTCCgcctccagcagctccaagtGAGACAAAACCCCCCAGTCCCACTCCAGCAATGAGGTAGAAACCAGACTCCCCAGGAGCTGTAGGCTGGGATGCTGAGCAGGCACCTTTTCCCCCCTCAGATCTTTAACCTGATGAAGTTTGACAGCTACACACGTTTCGTCAAGTCCCCGCTCTACCAAGCCTGCCTGACAGCAGAGAGCCAGGGGCAGCCCCTGCCAGACCTGCGGCCCCACTcccgcagcagcagccccccacCGGACCTCAGCAAGGTGCATGGGGCGTCAAGGGGACACGGACCCATCCCTGGGCCAGTCACAAGCCTGAGGGATGGAGACACGGTGGGGGacagggcagcccccatgctgagcttcctcctctcttctcctcagAAGTCAAAGCTGAAGCTGGGGAAGTCTCTACCACTGGGTGTGGAGACAGCTGGCAGTGGTGCTAACCGCAGCCCTCGCCGTTCCTTCCGCAAGGGTGAGCGCCGGGAGCCATCCTGGGCAGGTAGGAGACGAGCAGGGTGGTTCTGGGTGTCCCTGTCCTTGTGCCATCCCCACCATGGCTGCCTGTCTGTCCTAGATGGGGGAGAAGGCGGCGGAAGTGCTGTGCTATGGAGGGAGTCCCAGGGCTCCCTGAATTCCTCTGCCAGCCTGGACCTGGGCTTCCTCTcctcagccagcacagctcccagcccctgGACAGAGGTGAGTCCTTGCTGCGCCAGCTGGACACCACCACTGCCCATGCTGATGGTGGCTCTCCTGTCCCACAGGGCCACCGCAAGAGCCTGGGGGGCAGCGAGGCTGAGGCCAAGCCCATGAAGTACTGCTGTGTCTACCTGCCTGATGGCACGGCCTCACTGGCCTCCGTGCGGCCCGGCCTCTCCATCCGTGACATGCTGGCTGGGATATGCGAGAAGCGCGGCTTCAGCCCCTCTGACATCAAGGTCTACTTGGTGGGGAACGAGCAGGTAAGGGGCAGGAGGGCTCCTGCCAGCAAGGCTGGTGTGGCACAGATGTGCCCATGCTGAGAGCATCATGATACTTCGGCTCTTGCAGAAAGCACTGGTGTTGGACCAggagtgctgtgtgctggcagaCCAGGAAGTGAAGCTGGAGAACAGGATAAGTTTTGAGTGAGTGTCATTTTCAGGACTGATGCCTTTGTATGTCTGTTCCACATCATCCATCCCAGCTTCCCCACAGTGCCCCAGATCTCAGTGttgtcttcctttctgcagtctGGAAATCTCCTCCCTCAACAAGACCATCCGCATCACGGCCAAGTCCACCAAGCGTATTCGGGAAGCGCTGCAGCCCGTGCTGGGGAAATACAGCATAAACACGGAGCTGGCGCTGTTACGACGGGTGAGAGTGGTGGGGCAGTGGTCTGGATGGGGCCAGAGGGGGCGGCAGCACTGGGGGTGCTCCATGCCGGGTAGCTACCTTTGCTACATGCCATATGTGACACTAGTGTTCCCCATTGCAGCAAGGTGAGCAGG contains:
- the RGS14 gene encoding LOW QUALITY PROTEIN: regulator of G-protein signaling 14 (The sequence of the model RefSeq protein was modified relative to this genomic sequence to represent the inferred CDS: inserted 2 bases in 1 codon) — encoded protein: MATLPVAAESGSAGGAGGAGRAGPGRDAAGRRVARRAXGRAVPGMQGKGKLLPVLNGRMGPAVSDGELNASRARGSNHSVNSLPAVQSLSSSTHSSVVSWAESFETLLQDRVAVTYFTEFLKKEFSAENVYFWQACERFQQIPASNTQQLAQEARRIYDEFLSSHSVSPVNIDRQAWIGEDMLATPSPDMFRLQQLQIFNLMKFDSYTRFVKSPLYQACLTAESQGQPLPDLRPHSRSSSPPPDLSKKSKLKLGKSLPLGVETAGSGANRSPRRSFRKGERREPSWADGGEGGGSAVLWRESQGSLNSSASLDLGFLSSASTAPSPWTEGHRKSLGGSEAEAKPMKYCCVYLPDGTASLASVRPGLSIRDMLAGICEKRGFSPSDIKVYLVGNEQKALVLDQECCVLADQEVKLENRISFDLEISSLNKTIRITAKSTKRIREALQPVLGKYSINTELALLRRQGEQASLDMEKLVSTVAAQKLVLEMPADMRVTASAEAAAAPSPLQSEEGSPTGAEPDTPWGTTSSRPRSSAASNLNRRTYDLEGLVELLNRAQSCRANDQRGLLSKEDLVLPDFLQLPGQDDGTCRGPEPPSALHPGNGHPAPAKPAPAQPAVDREPR